From a single candidate division KSB1 bacterium genomic region:
- a CDS encoding SpoIIE family protein phosphatase: MILGKLKFSLRLKLILLSTILVTVIMASVTFFFTIREIESRRVDVENQVERIARNIATMQLVDRLDWSIYQNYITKLITVDEDIIYIAIYDDRLDLRAHSLNLNLVEVDNNGTISRRRQEEIVQRLDEGAVAIESQDDMRTQTVNIQSGDHVLGSVHVGFSLIEINNHLRDDIIRNVSMALFFLVIFGTLSVIFSRRLSKPLEHLSAAMDGVKAGDLDHKVKIVNRDEIGKLAANFNDMVDGLRERRIIEKLGQELGATFQLDRLALLIRERLKGVIGAKGAILFLRDRQNKNLFYEINPEQNSDEPRALKLDDPVQTIFLENSDGFFLKMAPEIVQNAFSNPFRDNNDLVIPMNIKGELFGLLVFEGQTEENQVDRKRQHFASILANQAALALENSLLYDDLRDQERLKHELEIARDVQKKLLPSEMPVLPGFEVDSTCIPANEVGGDYYDLFRMDEDRMGIVIADVSGKGASAAFYMAEIKGMMMSLVPIHRSPKSLLVDLNHKLYQTFERNIFTSMIYGILDFKKNQFNFARAGHNSLLHIRADGFCDLITPPGIGLGLDSGRLFEQQLKEVELILNPGDSFLLFTDGLTDAMNSKMEAYGEERLIETICKKQHLDASHICSYILRSVQDHVNGHDQHDDLTMVLVKCLAESNN; the protein is encoded by the coding sequence ATGATCCTAGGTAAATTGAAATTCAGTTTAAGATTAAAACTCATCCTTTTAAGCACGATCCTTGTCACAGTTATTATGGCAAGTGTGACTTTTTTCTTCACGATTCGCGAAATAGAATCCAGGCGTGTTGATGTTGAGAACCAGGTGGAACGTATTGCGCGTAATATTGCAACCATGCAGCTTGTAGATCGCCTGGATTGGAGTATTTATCAAAATTATATTACGAAGCTCATCACCGTGGATGAAGACATCATCTATATCGCAATTTATGACGACCGCCTGGATTTACGCGCGCATTCATTAAATTTGAATTTAGTGGAGGTTGATAATAACGGAACCATCTCCAGAAGACGTCAAGAGGAAATTGTCCAACGCCTGGATGAGGGAGCTGTGGCAATCGAAAGTCAAGACGATATGCGAACCCAGACTGTTAATATACAATCTGGCGATCATGTTTTAGGAAGCGTCCATGTAGGGTTCTCGCTGATCGAAATTAATAATCATTTACGTGATGACATCATTCGAAATGTGTCCATGGCTTTGTTCTTCCTGGTGATTTTTGGCACGCTATCGGTTATTTTTAGCAGGCGTTTATCTAAACCTCTTGAACACTTGAGCGCTGCCATGGATGGAGTTAAGGCAGGCGATCTGGACCACAAAGTAAAAATAGTCAATCGTGACGAAATCGGTAAGCTGGCTGCGAATTTCAACGATATGGTGGATGGCTTACGGGAAAGACGAATCATTGAAAAACTTGGACAAGAACTTGGAGCGACATTTCAATTGGATCGCTTAGCCCTTTTGATTCGTGAAAGGTTGAAAGGAGTAATAGGGGCTAAGGGTGCAATTTTATTCTTGCGTGATAGGCAAAATAAAAATCTTTTTTACGAAATTAATCCGGAGCAAAATTCGGATGAGCCCCGCGCTTTAAAACTTGATGATCCGGTTCAAACGATCTTTTTAGAAAATTCCGATGGATTCTTTCTGAAAATGGCGCCAGAGATTGTTCAAAACGCTTTTTCAAATCCATTTCGGGATAACAATGACCTGGTTATTCCAATGAATATTAAGGGTGAACTATTTGGCTTGCTGGTGTTTGAAGGACAAACTGAAGAGAACCAAGTCGATAGAAAGCGACAGCATTTTGCCTCTATCCTCGCCAACCAGGCTGCGCTTGCTTTGGAAAACTCACTTCTTTACGATGACTTACGGGACCAAGAAAGACTGAAGCACGAACTGGAAATAGCTCGTGATGTTCAGAAAAAACTTTTGCCAAGTGAAATGCCGGTACTTCCCGGATTTGAAGTGGACAGCACATGTATACCTGCAAATGAAGTTGGCGGCGATTATTATGACCTCTTCCGTATGGATGAAGACCGCATGGGTATTGTTATTGCTGATGTAAGCGGGAAAGGGGCCTCTGCTGCTTTTTACATGGCAGAAATTAAAGGAATGATGATGTCTCTCGTCCCCATTCATCGATCCCCGAAAAGCTTGCTAGTAGACCTTAATCATAAACTATATCAAACTTTCGAGCGTAACATCTTTACCAGCATGATTTATGGAATCTTAGATTTTAAAAAAAACCAATTTAATTTTGCCAGGGCTGGTCATAATTCACTGCTTCACATCCGGGCTGATGGATTTTGTGATTTAATTACTCCTCCCGGCATCGGGTTAGGGTTAGATTCGGGCAGGCTATTCGAACAACAACTAAAGGAGGTTGAATTAATCTTAAATCCCGGCGATTCATTTTTATTGTTTACAGATGGACTGACAGATGCAATGAATTCTAAAATGGAAGCATACGGCGAAGAGCGCCTCATTGAAACAATATGTAAGAAGCAACATTTGGACGCATCCCATATTTGCAGTTATATTTTGCGGAGTGTGCAAGATCATGTAAATGGCCACGACCAGCACGATGATCTGACTATGGTTCTGGTTAAATGTTTGGCAGAATCCAATAATTGA